In one window of Enterobacteriaceae endosymbiont of Plateumaris pusilla DNA:
- the cydX gene encoding cytochrome bd-I oxidase subunit CydX, with protein MAINMWYFTWFIGVLLACFFSIIITLTIEYKEK; from the coding sequence ATGGCGATAAATATGTGGTATTTTACATGGTTTATAGGTGTGTTATTAGCATGTTTTTTTAGTATAATAATTACTTTAACTATAGAATATAAAGAAAAATAA
- the parE gene encoding DNA topoisomerase IV subunit B has translation MNNSNKYNADAIEVLEGLDPVRRRPGMYTDLTRPNHLGQEVIDNSVDEALSGYAKNIEVILYKDQSLEIIDDGRGMPIDIHPQEKIPAIELILCRLHAGSKFSNKNYNFSGGLHGVGISVVNALSKRMKVTIFRYGKIYTIIFENGYKIQDLKVINHTKIVNTGTKIRFWPNECFFDHSTFLVSHLINLLKAKAVLCPGLKVYFKNKNTQDNYYWHYKDGLSDYLINSIKNVTTIPNIPFKGKYCNDKKHIDWALFWVPESNHFITESYVNLIPTTYGGTHVNGLRLGLLDAMRNFCHFHNTLPRNIKLLGEDIWNHCSYVLSIKIQDPQFTGQTKERLSSRQCTIFVSNIIRDSFILWLNQNIEIGIYLADMVISNAQKRIRESKKLVKKKNNISSILPGKLADCIIHNSNNTELFLVEGDSAGGSAKQARDRYYQAVMPLKGKILNTWEINSEEILSSQEIYDISLAIGIYPNNNDLKKLRYNKICILADADSDGLHIATLLCALFIRHFFPLVKEGHIYVAMPPLYRIDLGKEVFYALDENEKITILNKLKNRKNKINVQRFKGLGEMNPIQLRETTLNPVSRRLVQLIINNTDKEINKSLSIMDMLLSKKRAEDRRKWLQKKGDISNI, from the coding sequence ATGAATAATTCAAATAAATATAACGCTGATGCTATTGAAGTATTAGAAGGATTGGATCCTGTAAGACGTAGACCAGGAATGTATACAGATCTTACTAGACCTAATCATTTAGGTCAAGAAGTAATTGATAATAGTGTAGATGAAGCATTATCTGGTTATGCAAAAAATATTGAAGTAATTTTATATAAAGATCAATCATTAGAAATTATTGATGATGGTAGAGGTATGCCTATTGATATACATCCTCAAGAAAAAATTCCTGCTATTGAACTTATTTTATGTCGTTTACATGCAGGAAGTAAATTTTCTAATAAAAATTATAATTTTTCTGGTGGATTACATGGGGTTGGAATTTCTGTAGTAAATGCATTATCAAAAAGAATGAAAGTTACTATATTTCGTTATGGTAAAATTTATACTATAATTTTTGAAAATGGATATAAAATACAAGATCTTAAAGTAATAAATCATACTAAAATAGTAAATACTGGAACAAAAATAAGATTTTGGCCTAATGAATGTTTTTTTGATCATTCTACTTTTTTAGTTTCTCATTTAATAAATTTATTAAAAGCTAAAGCTGTATTATGTCCCGGATTAAAAGTATATTTTAAAAATAAAAATACACAAGATAATTATTATTGGCATTATAAAGATGGTTTATCTGATTATTTGATCAATTCTATTAAAAATGTTACTACAATACCTAATATTCCATTTAAAGGAAAATATTGTAATGATAAAAAACATATAGATTGGGCTTTATTTTGGGTTCCAGAAAGTAATCATTTTATTACAGAAAGTTATGTTAATTTAATTCCAACAACATATGGAGGTACACACGTTAATGGATTACGTTTAGGATTATTAGATGCTATGCGTAATTTTTGTCATTTTCATAATACTTTACCTAGAAATATTAAATTATTAGGAGAAGATATTTGGAATCATTGTTCTTATGTTTTATCTATAAAGATTCAAGATCCACAATTTACTGGACAAACTAAAGAAAGATTATCTTCACGTCAATGTACAATATTTGTTTCTAATATTATTAGAGATTCTTTTATTTTATGGTTAAACCAAAATATTGAAATTGGAATCTATTTAGCTGATATGGTAATTTCTAATGCTCAAAAACGTATTAGAGAATCAAAAAAATTAGTTAAAAAGAAAAATAATATTAGTTCCATATTACCTGGTAAATTAGCTGATTGTATAATTCATAACTCTAATAATACAGAACTTTTTTTAGTAGAAGGAGATTCTGCAGGAGGATCAGCTAAACAAGCTAGAGATAGATATTATCAAGCAGTTATGCCTTTAAAAGGAAAAATTTTAAATACATGGGAAATTAATTCTGAAGAAATTTTATCTTCACAGGAAATATATGATATTTCTCTTGCAATAGGAATTTATCCTAATAATAATGATCTAAAAAAATTAAGATATAATAAAATTTGTATTTTAGCTGATGCTGATTCTGATGGATTACATATTGCAACATTATTATGTGCTTTATTTATTCGTCATTTTTTTCCATTAGTAAAAGAAGGTCATATTTATGTTGCTATGCCTCCTTTATATCGCATTGATTTAGGAAAAGAAGTATTTTATGCTTTAGATGAAAATGAAAAAATTACTATTTTAAATAAATTAAAAAATAGAAAAAATAAAATTAATGTTCAAAGATTTAAGGGATTAGGGGAAATGAATCCTATACAATTAAGAGAAACAACATTAAATCCTGTTAGTAGAAGATTAGTACAACTTATAATTAATAATACTGATAAAGAAATAAATAAGTCATTATCCATTATGGATATGTTACTTTCTAAAAAAAGAGCAGAAGATCGTCGTAAATGGTTACAAAAAAAAGGTGATATTTCTAATATATAA